The following are encoded in a window of Hippoglossus stenolepis isolate QCI-W04-F060 chromosome 10, HSTE1.2, whole genome shotgun sequence genomic DNA:
- the clic4 gene encoding chloride intracellular channel protein 4, translating into MSLSVPQNGVKADNEPVIELFVKAGSDGESIGNCPFSQRLFMILWLKGVVFNVTTVDLKRKPADLQNLAPGTHPPFITYNGEVKTDVNKIEEFLEDVLCPPKYIKLGARHPESNTAGMDIFAKFSAYIKNSKPDANEALERGVLKTLQKLDEYLRSPLPDEIDHNSIEDIKVSSRKFLDGDEMTLADCNLLPKLHIVKVVAQKYRGFDIPKEMTAIWKYLNIAYTREEFTNTCPSDKEIEIAYGDVAKRLVK; encoded by the exons GCGGGAAGTGATGGAGAGAGCATCGGGAACTGCCCCTTCTCCCAGAGGCTCTTCATGATCCTGTGGCTGAAAGGAGTCGTCTTCAATGTCACCACAGTGGATCTCAAGAG GAAGCCAGCAGACCTCCAGAATCTGGCCCCCGGCACACACCCGCCCTTCATTACCTACAACGGTGAGGTCAAAACTGACGTCAACAAGATCGAGGAGTTCCTGGAGGATGTCCTCTGTCCACCCAA gtaCATCAAGCTTGGTGCGAGACACCCTGAGTCGAACACAGCTGGTATGGACATCTTTGCCAAGTTTTCAGCTTACATCAAGAACTCAAAGCCAGATGCAAATGAGG CTCTGGAGCGTGGGGTACTGAAGACGCTGCAGAAGCTGGATGAGTACCTCCGATCACCACTGCCCGATGAGATCGACCACAACAGCATCGAGGACATCAAGGTCTCCAGCCGCAAGTTCTTGGACGGCGATGAAATGACTCTGGCCGACTGCAACCTGCTGCCCAAGCTGCACATAGTGAAG GTGGTGGCCCAGAAGTACCGAGGCTTCGACATTCCCAAAGAGATGACGGCCATCTGGAAGTACCTGAACATCGCCTACACCCGCGAGGAGTTCACCAACACCTGCCCCAGCGACAAGGAGATCGAGATTGCCTACGGAGACGTAGCCAAGAGGCTGGTGAAATGA